The Myxococcales bacterium genome includes the window CAGCGAGCGGAACTCGGTCATGATGCGGTAGACGGTGCTGGGCAGCTTGCCCTCCTCGTTGAGCATGTGCAGGCGCCAAGCCTCGACGAGCGGGAACGTGATCTGGTCGAGGCGAAGCTTGCCGAAGCGCGGGAGGACCTGGAGGCGGAGCGTGGTCACCTTGTGCCGGTAGGTAATGGGGCGGTTGTCGGCCTTGGCCTGGGCGAGCCAGGTCCGGGCGAACTCCTCGACGGTCGGCACCGGCGGGGCGGTCGGGACCGTGGCCATCCCCGCGGTGCTCGGCGCGGCGGCCTCCCCGCGGGCGCGGGCGATCGCGAGGCGCTCGGCCTCAGCAGCACCCTCGGCGGTGTTCTTCTGGCCGTAGTCCTCGGGGACGCCCGAGAGGCGCACGGACTGGCCGTTGACGGTGATCTGCTTGCGGAAGAACCAGCGCTTGGTGCGGGGATCCTTGCGGGCGGACATGGGAGCTTTCTCGTCGGGGCGCGGGGCGGCGCCGCCGGACGTCGCGCGAGCGCGCGGTGAAGGTGGTGGGAGCGAGCCAGGCGGCTCGGTGCTCGGTGCGGGTCAGAACGGGACGGCGGCGGTGTCGTCGGGGGCCGCGGCGCCGGCCGCGTACCAGGCGGCAGCGGCCTCGTCGTCGGCGGTGCGGGCCTGGCCGACGATGTTGTCGCGCGGGCTCAGGCGACGGATCAGGCGCTGCTCCATCTCGAGCGCGTGGCGCGCGGGCGTGACGAGCACGGCGGCGTCGACGGTGGCGCGCTCGTAGGTGAGGCCGGGGTCGTGCTGGTCGGTGTACTGGCCGCGCCAGTGATCCTTGGCGCGGTGCCAGGTCTGGAAGTGTCGGGTCAGGGTGTCGTAGAGCCGATCGCCGCTGCTCTGCCCGACGTAGACGAGCGGCATCGAGCCGTCGGCCTGGCGCTCGCGGATCACGTAGACGCCGGAGCGCCCACGCAGATCCTGGACCCAGGCCGGATACGGCTCGCCGCGGGCGCCGACGGGTCGGAACGTGAGGCGACCGTTGCGCACGCGATCCGGGTCGCTGGCGGCCTGCACGTCGAGCAGGCGGTGGGCCAGCGCGGGCAGCTGATGGACCCAGAACCCCTCGTTGTCGGTGTACTCGTCGGTGTCGTCGCCGAGGTGCAGGAGCGTCTCGACGGCGTCGAGGATGCTGCGCCAGAAGTCCCAGACGCCGACGGCGTGGTTCCAGCCGAGCGCAGCGACATCGCGATGCAGCGCGAGCGAGACGAAGTTGGCGACGTACCGGACGTCGGCGTGCGTGGTCGCGGGGAACGCGGAGACCGCGGCACCGGGCGGCGACCGATCCGAGTGCGGACCGACGGTGGCCACGAGCCGGCGGCGGGTGGCGAAGCGGTTGCGGAGCTGCGCGATCACCGCGGACGGGTCGGGCATCAGCGACGGGCCGGTCCACGGGCCGCCGTTGCGGGGCTCGGCGTCGTCGAGCTCAACGGAAGCTTCCAGGCGCTGGAGACGCGCCACGCCCACCGCCCGCACGGGGACGTAGGGGCTCCCGGCGAGGATGCGCGCGTCGCGCCAGAGGTAGTGACGCAGGATGCCACCGCGGCGGAGGCCCTCGCGCACGCCGCCATCGGTGAGGTACGCGCGATCGTGGAGTTGCTCGCCGTCGGTCCAGACGATCACGTACTCGAGACGGCTGTAAGGCTTGCCCGCCGGCGCGGCCTCGGCCGTGTACGCGCGCGCTAGCGCGGCATCGGCGTCGGCGAGCGTGCGATAGAGCCCCGCCAGCATCGCCGGGTTCTCGCAGTCGACGACGTGCACGCGCGCCAGGTGCAGCGTGCGGGTCACGACGGGCCTCGGGCGTCGTGCGCCCGGGTGAGCGCGCGCGCGATCGTGCGCGCCAGATGCGGCGCCTGCTGGCCCCAGAACCCCGGGTTGTCGGGATAGGCCGCGTCGGCGTCGGCGCCCTGGTGGTGGCGGATGTGCTCGACCGCCCGCGCCCAGCGATCCCAGAGCGCCCCCTGCGGCCGGCCGGTCAGGTCGCGGAGCGGTGCGAGGTCGTGCGCGAGCGCCAGCGACAGCCAGTTGGCCGCCAGGGTGACGTCGCGGTTGGTCGTGACCGGGATCCGGTGGCCGGCCGCGGTCGCCAGCGGCCGGGCCGTTGCGAAGTGGGCCTCGAGCGCGGCCAGGGTCGCGAGCGGATCCGGCAAGAGCGACACGCCAGGGATCGCGGTCGTGGTGCCGACCGCCAGGAGCGCCGCGTCGGTGACCTGGAGCTCGTCGGCGTTGCGGTGTACTGACCGCGCTGGCGCGGCCGCCAGCGGCGGCTCGGCCTCGAGGCGCCGCAGCAGGTCGGCGCCCCAGGCGGCGCGCGCGAGACGCTCCTCGGGCGACCAGGCGGTCCAGGTGGCGGCCTGGTCGCGCAGCCAGGTCGCGACCTGCTGGAGGTGCTGGCGCAGGATGCCGCCGTTGCCGGGCGCGGTGCCGAGGTCGACACGGCGCACATCGGCGCGCCCCTCGTGCGCCGCGCCGTCGGTCCAGACGACGACGAACGCGGTCTTGTCGTAGCCGCCTCCCTCCGGCGGCGGCGCGTGCGCGAACGCGGCGGCGAGCGCGCGATCGGCGGCGGCGAGGGAGCGGTAGGTCCGCGGGCGCACGCGCGCGTTCTCGGACCAGGTGATCTCGACGCGCGCCAGCGGCGGCGGCGACGCGACGCTGTTCCGGACCGCGTGCTCGGCGGGGAGGTGCGCGCGCAGCGCGGCGCCGGTCGCCTGGAGGCTGGCGGAGCGGGTCGGACGGGACAGCGTGCGCGCGGCGTGGTGGAGGTGCACCACGAGGAAGCCGGGCCGCGCGATGTCGGAACGGCGCAGCTCGACCATGCCGGCGAAGCGCCAGCCGTCGGGCCAGGTGAGCTGGTAGCGCACGAAGTGCTCGGTGCGGGGCTCGCGCTCGGGGACCTGCGCCCACGCCGCGGCGATCGCGCGCTCGGCGTCGCCGAGTGACGCGAAGGTCTGCGCCGCGAGCGCTGGCAGGTCCGACGCGGTGATCTCGACGGTGGTCGCGGGGGTCATCGGGTCCCCCCGGCCAGCCAGGCGGCGATCTGCGCGCGCGACAGGATGATCCGCCGACCGAGCCGGCCGCACGGGATCTCGCGGCGGCGCGCGGCCTGGTAGACGGTCTTGCGATCGACGCCGAGCCAGGCGGCGACCTCGTCCACGGTGCAGATGTCGGACGGCGGCGCGACCGCCGCGCCGTCGGTGGTGATGGGACCGGCGCCGATCACACGGCCTCCGGGTGCAGGCGCTCGAAGGTCGCCCAGTCGGACCGCCAGGGGCAGTAGTGCTCGAAGACCTCGCGCGGGTGCGCCAGCGCGGTGGTGAGGCTGGCCTCGATGTCCCAGGTGCGGTGATCGAGGACCGTGCCGGCGATCAGCGCCTGGGCGTCGCTGTCGACGTTGCGCATCAGGTCGCGCAGGTCGCCGACGGCGACGCGCCACTTCTCCCAGATGACCGCGGCGTCGTACGGATCGATCGTCGGCAGGTCGTTGCGGAGCGCGAAGGTCACGAAGTTGGCGATGACCTTGACGTCCGCGATGGTGAGGCGCGGACGCTCGTGACCGGGCGGGACCTTGGAATCCACGGGGCCGCGCGCGGTGAGGAACTGCTGGCGCAGCGAGGCGACCGCGGCGCGCGGATCGGGCAGCAACGTCGCGTCGAGCTGACCGGGCAGCGTGATCGCGACCGACCGACCAGGCACCGACAGCGCGGGGACGCCACGACCCGCGTATGGGCGGGGACTCACGGGACCCTCGGGGGGAGGACCCCGTGCGCCGCCGCGCGGGCGTGCAGGAGGAGCTTGGACATGGGGACTCGTGGGGGAATGGGGTGAGGCGCGCGGGGCGCGCGGATCAGGTGGACGCGGCGCAGGGCGGCGACATCGACGACGGCCACGCCATCGCGACGTCGCGCACGCGCACGCGGGTCCGGAACAGAGGGACGCCGCCGACGACCTCGGCCGCGAACGCGCCATCCGCGTCGACGTCCCAGCGC containing:
- a CDS encoding helix-turn-helix domain-containing protein; the encoded protein is MIGAGPITTDGAAVAPPSDICTVDEVAAWLGVDRKTVYQAARRREIPCGRLGRRIILSRAQIAAWLAGGTR